One Haloterrigena salifodinae DNA window includes the following coding sequences:
- a CDS encoding NfeD family protein: protein MLELLVGNMPLALLIAGLVLMGLEAISPGAHLIVIGVALVGAGLIGVLVPAVVNPFILAALTLAIGVGAAYVYREFDFYGGKGTAQTSDSSSLAGATGYVTETVTAREGQVKLEEGGFSPYYSARSTGGTIEEGEEVIVLDPGGGNVLTVEALGSIAEDEIDRALAEGADDTDDTDDTDAVDENSPSEPEAETETEKSS from the coding sequence ATGCTGGAACTCCTCGTCGGGAACATGCCGCTCGCGCTCCTGATCGCGGGGCTCGTACTCATGGGTCTCGAGGCGATTTCGCCGGGCGCACACCTCATCGTGATCGGTGTCGCACTGGTCGGCGCGGGACTGATCGGCGTGCTCGTTCCCGCAGTGGTGAACCCGTTTATTCTCGCGGCGCTAACCCTCGCCATCGGCGTCGGAGCGGCCTACGTTTACCGCGAGTTCGACTTCTACGGCGGCAAGGGCACCGCCCAGACCTCCGACTCGAGTTCGCTGGCAGGCGCGACGGGCTACGTGACCGAGACCGTCACGGCCCGCGAAGGACAGGTCAAACTCGAGGAAGGCGGGTTCTCGCCGTATTACAGCGCCCGGTCGACGGGCGGAACGATCGAGGAGGGCGAAGAGGTCATCGTCCTCGATCCCGGCGGCGGCAACGTGTTGACCGTCGAGGCACTCGGCTCGATCGCCGAAGACGAGATCGACCGCGCGCTCGCGGAAGGGGCGGACGACACCGACGACACCGATGATACCGACGCTGTCGACGAGAATTCGCCGTCCGAACCCGAAGCGGAGACCGAGACCGAGAAATCGAGCTGA
- a CDS encoding DUF7312 domain-containing protein: protein MADDAAGAGGDDGERRGSSAPDPDATNSIDDRQTADDRDPWDRDDRRERADDSAVDRRDDGFDGPSRDDEYRVPLDLSGDADAAAEADADADEDDSYAPEPNSTPIKPGDPDLESAIFVVLGAVAMTLVLLRVMTLPL from the coding sequence ATGGCAGACGATGCGGCCGGAGCCGGCGGCGACGACGGCGAGCGACGCGGCTCGTCGGCGCCCGATCCGGACGCGACGAACTCGATCGACGATCGGCAGACCGCGGACGACCGCGACCCGTGGGATCGAGACGACCGGCGAGAGCGTGCCGACGATAGCGCTGTCGACCGTCGCGACGACGGGTTCGACGGCCCCTCGCGGGACGACGAGTACCGCGTGCCACTGGATCTCTCCGGGGACGCCGACGCGGCGGCCGAAGCCGACGCCGACGCGGACGAGGACGATTCGTACGCGCCCGAACCGAATTCGACGCCGATCAAACCCGGTGATCCCGACCTCGAGAGCGCGATCTTCGTCGTCCTCGGCGCGGTCGCGATGACGCTCGTCCTCCTCCGAGTTATGACCCTCCCGCTGTGA